From a single Mobula birostris isolate sMobBir1 chromosome 13, sMobBir1.hap1, whole genome shotgun sequence genomic region:
- the LOC140208489 gene encoding NACHT, LRR and PYD domains-containing protein 3-like isoform X2: MERLEQAIEEGVEGVGFMLMAEDHFTGRDYHSVTELAEKGNRAGASKLLLDLVMEKGSGARRVMWESFVKLHHHLPKLSRILNEIWERGDSQFAYMDTERGVSEVPVHLKDVRRKHMETLRAQTETLRVNTILMREKVKVFQLVDRYAELTVISTVRDRRLVEHELLARGRDHEEWREKHLRGQLEKIRTDQLFTRSFLQKFKRSVFGNKTGMSAAVAGVPGIGKTTMVQKIVYDWATGKIYQQFQFVFSFKFRDLNSINCRINLRELILDQYPYFGNSLREVWKNREGLLFIFDGLDEFKHNVDFADGQRDTEPKHQCPDPEWWCEVSDIVYSLIQGKLLPGCSVLVTTRPTALHLLEKADIGVRAEILGFVGEERKEYFFRHFEDQTVAEAVFKHVKENEILYTMSYNPSYCWILALALGPFFTQRVRDPQRVPKTITQLYSYYIYNILKNHGREIENPRDVLLRVGQMAFRGVSQRKIVFTDGDLIKNNLQPSQFLSGFLMELLEREDSARSVVYTFPHLTIQEFVAAVAQFLNPHPGDILKFLTEAHNMTDGRFGVFLRFVAGLSSPITTRGLEEFLGPFPHQTTCRVIDWVKEEVKRQSGNTRSEAGKRSLLNTLHYLFESQNRGLAQAALGSVETLSFSGMTLTPIDCAVLSHAIGLCDTIKQLDLENCHIQCEGIQRLGPGLHKCQELRLGENKLGDSGVKMVSAALRNLDCKIQTLGLDKVGLTDSGAEDLACALSTNPSLTELNLGFNKLGDSGVKLVSAALRNPECKIQKLWLGGVCLKDSGAEDLVSALSTNPSLTELDLGFNKLGDSGVKLVSAALRNPECKIQKLWLDSVGLTDSGAEDLASALSTNSSLTELELGLNSLTDRSVPALRRLILTLPSLEWIWLGNNEFSETGEKELRSLQEPRPGLTVTVGTSECVNIPARGMGSFWPIPRPPL, translated from the exons AGCGTGACTGAGCTGGCGGAGAAGGGAAACCGAGCGGGCGCTTCCAAACTCCTCCTGGACCTAGTGATGGAGAAGGGCTCCGGGgcccggagggtgatgtgggaatcctttgtgaAACTACACCACCATTTACCGAAGCTGAGCAGAATATTGAATGAAATATGGGAACGTG GTGACAGCCAGTTCGCCTACATGGACACTGAGCGGGGTGTATCTGAAGTGCCGGTGCATCTGAAGG ATGTTCGAAGGAAACACAtggagactctgcgggcacaaactgaaacactgagagtgaacacgatcctgatgagggagaaggtgaaggttttccagctggttgatcgatacgctgagctcacggtcatttctactgtccgagatcggagactggtggaacatgagctgctggcaagaggcagagaccacgaggagtggagagaaaaacatcTCCGCGGACAGCTGGAAAAAATCCGGACTGATCAATTATTTACGAGGAGTTTTCTGCAAAAATTTAAAAGATCTGTCTTTGGAAACAAAACAGGCATGTCcgcagcagtggccggagtcccgggaatcgggaaaacaacaatggtgcaaaagattgtttatgactgggccacggggaaaatataccaacaattccagtttgtcttcagtttcaaattccgagatttaaactccattaactgcagaataaacctgagggaactgattctggatcagtatccttactttgggaattccctgagagaggtctggaagaaccgGGAGGGATTACTGTTTATATTCGATGGATTGGATGAATTCAAACACAACGTCGACTTTGCTGACGGTCAGAGAGAtacagaacccaagcaccagtgcccagatcccgagtggtggtgtgaggtgtctgacattgtgtacagtttaatccagggcaagctgctcccagggtgttcagtgctggtgaccactcgccccactgcgttacatttattggaaaaggcaGACATCGGTGTccgggctgaaatcctgggatttgttggtgaggaacggaaggaatatttcttcaggcattttgaagatcagacggtggcagaagctgttttcaaacacgtgaaggagaacgagatcctgtacaccatgagctacaacccctcctactgctggatcctcgctctggcactgggccccttcttcacacaaagagtcagggacccgcagcgagttcccaagaccatcacccaactgtactcctactatatttacaacatcctgaaaaaccacggccgtgagattgagaacccccgtgatgtgttactcagggttggtcagatggccttcagaggagtgtcccagaggaagattgtgtttacagatggagatttgatcaagaacaatctgcagccttcccagttcctgtccgggttcctgatggagcttttggagagagaggattctgcccggagcgtggtgtacacattcccacacctcaccatccaagagtttgtagctgcagtcgcacaattcctgaatccacatcccggggatatcctgaaattcctcactgaagcccacaacatgacagatgggcgatttggggtatttctccgttttgttgctggtctctcctcTCCAATTACAACTCGtggcctggaggagtttctgggtccatttcctcatcaaacaacctgccgggtgattgactgggtgaaggaggaggttaaacgccagagtggaaacacaaggagtgaagctggtaaaaggagcctcctgaacacattgcactacctgtttgagtctcagaatcgtggactggctcaggccgcactgggatctgtggaaacactttcattcagtggaatgacactgaccccgattgactgcgcggtcctgtctcatgccatcggactctgtgatacaataaaacagcTCGACCTGGAGAActgccacattcagtgtgaaggaatccagcggctgggacccgggctgcacaagtgccaggAGTTGAG ACTTGGggagaataaactgggagattcaggagtgaaaatggtgtctgcggctctgaggaacctggactgtaaaatacagacactggg TCTGGACAaagtcggtctcacagattctggtgccgaggatctcgcctgcgctctcagtacaaacccatcactgacggagctgaaccTGGGTTTTAATAAActtggagattcaggagtgaaactggtgtctgcggctctaaggaacccggagtgtaaaatacagaaactgtg gctgggcGGTGTTTGTCTTAAAGactctggtgccgaggatctcgtctccgctctcagtacaaacccatcactgacggaacTGGACCTGGGTtttaataaactgggagattcaggagtgaaactggtgtctgcggctctgaggaacccggagtgtaaaatacagaaactgtg gctggacagtgtcggtctcacagattctggtgccgaggatctcgcctccgctctcagtacaaactcatcactgacggagctggagCTGGGATTAAATTCGCTGACAGAccgatctgtccccgctctccgccgcctcatactgaccctcccgagtcTGGAGTGGATCTG GTTGGGGAACAATGAGTTCAGTGAGACCGGGGAGAAGGAACTGAGATCTCTGCAGGAACCCAGACCCGGACTGACAGTGACTGTTGgaacatctgaatgtgtgaaCATCCCCGCCCGCGGGATGGGGTCATTTTGGCCGATTCCCCGCCCTCCCCTTTAA
- the LOC140208489 gene encoding NACHT, LRR and PYD domains-containing protein 3-like isoform X3 produces MYTDLNSAISAFLSNCEDHQLFLLTRFYMERLEQAIEEGVEGVGFMLMAEDHFTGRDYHSVTELAEKGNRAGASKLLLDLVMEKGSGARRVMWESFVKLHHHLPKLSRILNEIWERGDSQFAYMDTERGVSEVPVHLKDVRRKHMETLRAQTETLRVNTILMREKVKVFQLVDRYAELTVISTVRDRRLVEHELLARGRDHEEWREKHLRGQLEKIRTDQLFTRSFLQKFKRSVFGNKTGMSAAVAGVPGIGKTTMVQKIVYDWATGKIYQQFQFVFSFKFRDLNSINCRINLRELILDQYPYFGNSLREVWKNREGLLFIFDGLDEFKHNVDFADGQRDTEPKHQCPDPEWWCEVSDIVYSLIQGKLLPGCSVLVTTRPTALHLLEKADIGVRAEILGFVGEERKEYFFRHFEDQTVAEAVFKHVKENEILYTMSYNPSYCWILALALGPFFTQRVRDPQRVPKTITQLYSYYIYNILKNHGREIENPRDVLLRVGQMAFRGVSQRKIVFTDGDLIKNNLQPSQFLSGFLMELLEREDSARSVVYTFPHLTIQEFVAAVAQFLNPHPGDILKFLTEAHNMTDGRFGVFLRFVAGLSSPITTRGLEEFLGPFPHQTTCRVIDWVKEEVKRQSGNTRSEAGKRSLLNTLHYLFESQNRGLAQAALGSVETLSFSGMTLTPIDCAVLSHAIGLCDTIKQLDLENCHIQCEGIQRLGPGLHKCQELRLGENKLGDSGVKMVSAALRNLDCKIQTLGLDKVGLTDSGAEDLACALSTNPSLTELNLGFNKLGDSGVKLVSAALRNPECKIQKLWLGGVCLKDSGAEDLVSALSTNPSLTELDLGFNKLGDSGVKLVSAALRNPECKIQKLWLDSVGLTDSGAEDLASALSTNSSLTELELGLNSLTDRSVPALRRLILTLPSLEWI; encoded by the exons AGCGTGACTGAGCTGGCGGAGAAGGGAAACCGAGCGGGCGCTTCCAAACTCCTCCTGGACCTAGTGATGGAGAAGGGCTCCGGGgcccggagggtgatgtgggaatcctttgtgaAACTACACCACCATTTACCGAAGCTGAGCAGAATATTGAATGAAATATGGGAACGTG GTGACAGCCAGTTCGCCTACATGGACACTGAGCGGGGTGTATCTGAAGTGCCGGTGCATCTGAAGG ATGTTCGAAGGAAACACAtggagactctgcgggcacaaactgaaacactgagagtgaacacgatcctgatgagggagaaggtgaaggttttccagctggttgatcgatacgctgagctcacggtcatttctactgtccgagatcggagactggtggaacatgagctgctggcaagaggcagagaccacgaggagtggagagaaaaacatcTCCGCGGACAGCTGGAAAAAATCCGGACTGATCAATTATTTACGAGGAGTTTTCTGCAAAAATTTAAAAGATCTGTCTTTGGAAACAAAACAGGCATGTCcgcagcagtggccggagtcccgggaatcgggaaaacaacaatggtgcaaaagattgtttatgactgggccacggggaaaatataccaacaattccagtttgtcttcagtttcaaattccgagatttaaactccattaactgcagaataaacctgagggaactgattctggatcagtatccttactttgggaattccctgagagaggtctggaagaaccgGGAGGGATTACTGTTTATATTCGATGGATTGGATGAATTCAAACACAACGTCGACTTTGCTGACGGTCAGAGAGAtacagaacccaagcaccagtgcccagatcccgagtggtggtgtgaggtgtctgacattgtgtacagtttaatccagggcaagctgctcccagggtgttcagtgctggtgaccactcgccccactgcgttacatttattggaaaaggcaGACATCGGTGTccgggctgaaatcctgggatttgttggtgaggaacggaaggaatatttcttcaggcattttgaagatcagacggtggcagaagctgttttcaaacacgtgaaggagaacgagatcctgtacaccatgagctacaacccctcctactgctggatcctcgctctggcactgggccccttcttcacacaaagagtcagggacccgcagcgagttcccaagaccatcacccaactgtactcctactatatttacaacatcctgaaaaaccacggccgtgagattgagaacccccgtgatgtgttactcagggttggtcagatggccttcagaggagtgtcccagaggaagattgtgtttacagatggagatttgatcaagaacaatctgcagccttcccagttcctgtccgggttcctgatggagcttttggagagagaggattctgcccggagcgtggtgtacacattcccacacctcaccatccaagagtttgtagctgcagtcgcacaattcctgaatccacatcccggggatatcctgaaattcctcactgaagcccacaacatgacagatgggcgatttggggtatttctccgttttgttgctggtctctcctcTCCAATTACAACTCGtggcctggaggagtttctgggtccatttcctcatcaaacaacctgccgggtgattgactgggtgaaggaggaggttaaacgccagagtggaaacacaaggagtgaagctggtaaaaggagcctcctgaacacattgcactacctgtttgagtctcagaatcgtggactggctcaggccgcactgggatctgtggaaacactttcattcagtggaatgacactgaccccgattgactgcgcggtcctgtctcatgccatcggactctgtgatacaataaaacagcTCGACCTGGAGAActgccacattcagtgtgaaggaatccagcggctgggacccgggctgcacaagtgccaggAGTTGAG ACTTGGggagaataaactgggagattcaggagtgaaaatggtgtctgcggctctgaggaacctggactgtaaaatacagacactggg TCTGGACAaagtcggtctcacagattctggtgccgaggatctcgcctgcgctctcagtacaaacccatcactgacggagctgaaccTGGGTTTTAATAAActtggagattcaggagtgaaactggtgtctgcggctctaaggaacccggagtgtaaaatacagaaactgtg gctgggcGGTGTTTGTCTTAAAGactctggtgccgaggatctcgtctccgctctcagtacaaacccatcactgacggaacTGGACCTGGGTtttaataaactgggagattcaggagtgaaactggtgtctgcggctctgaggaacccggagtgtaaaatacagaaactgtg gctggacagtgtcggtctcacagattctggtgccgaggatctcgcctccgctctcagtacaaactcatcactgacggagctggagCTGGGATTAAATTCGCTGACAGAccgatctgtccccgctctccgccgcctcatactgaccctcccgagtcTGGAGTGGATCTG A
- the LOC140208489 gene encoding NACHT, LRR and PYD domains-containing protein 3-like isoform X1 → MYTDLNSAISAFLSNCEDHQLFLLTRFYMERLEQAIEEGVEGVGFMLMAEDHFTGRDYHSVTELAEKGNRAGASKLLLDLVMEKGSGARRVMWESFVKLHHHLPKLSRILNEIWERGDSQFAYMDTERGVSEVPVHLKDVRRKHMETLRAQTETLRVNTILMREKVKVFQLVDRYAELTVISTVRDRRLVEHELLARGRDHEEWREKHLRGQLEKIRTDQLFTRSFLQKFKRSVFGNKTGMSAAVAGVPGIGKTTMVQKIVYDWATGKIYQQFQFVFSFKFRDLNSINCRINLRELILDQYPYFGNSLREVWKNREGLLFIFDGLDEFKHNVDFADGQRDTEPKHQCPDPEWWCEVSDIVYSLIQGKLLPGCSVLVTTRPTALHLLEKADIGVRAEILGFVGEERKEYFFRHFEDQTVAEAVFKHVKENEILYTMSYNPSYCWILALALGPFFTQRVRDPQRVPKTITQLYSYYIYNILKNHGREIENPRDVLLRVGQMAFRGVSQRKIVFTDGDLIKNNLQPSQFLSGFLMELLEREDSARSVVYTFPHLTIQEFVAAVAQFLNPHPGDILKFLTEAHNMTDGRFGVFLRFVAGLSSPITTRGLEEFLGPFPHQTTCRVIDWVKEEVKRQSGNTRSEAGKRSLLNTLHYLFESQNRGLAQAALGSVETLSFSGMTLTPIDCAVLSHAIGLCDTIKQLDLENCHIQCEGIQRLGPGLHKCQELRLGENKLGDSGVKMVSAALRNLDCKIQTLGLDKVGLTDSGAEDLACALSTNPSLTELNLGFNKLGDSGVKLVSAALRNPECKIQKLWLGGVCLKDSGAEDLVSALSTNPSLTELDLGFNKLGDSGVKLVSAALRNPECKIQKLWLDSVGLTDSGAEDLASALSTNSSLTELELGLNSLTDRSVPALRRLILTLPSLEWIWLGNNEFSETGEKELRSLQEPRPGLTVTVGTSECVNIPARGMGSFWPIPRPPL, encoded by the exons AGCGTGACTGAGCTGGCGGAGAAGGGAAACCGAGCGGGCGCTTCCAAACTCCTCCTGGACCTAGTGATGGAGAAGGGCTCCGGGgcccggagggtgatgtgggaatcctttgtgaAACTACACCACCATTTACCGAAGCTGAGCAGAATATTGAATGAAATATGGGAACGTG GTGACAGCCAGTTCGCCTACATGGACACTGAGCGGGGTGTATCTGAAGTGCCGGTGCATCTGAAGG ATGTTCGAAGGAAACACAtggagactctgcgggcacaaactgaaacactgagagtgaacacgatcctgatgagggagaaggtgaaggttttccagctggttgatcgatacgctgagctcacggtcatttctactgtccgagatcggagactggtggaacatgagctgctggcaagaggcagagaccacgaggagtggagagaaaaacatcTCCGCGGACAGCTGGAAAAAATCCGGACTGATCAATTATTTACGAGGAGTTTTCTGCAAAAATTTAAAAGATCTGTCTTTGGAAACAAAACAGGCATGTCcgcagcagtggccggagtcccgggaatcgggaaaacaacaatggtgcaaaagattgtttatgactgggccacggggaaaatataccaacaattccagtttgtcttcagtttcaaattccgagatttaaactccattaactgcagaataaacctgagggaactgattctggatcagtatccttactttgggaattccctgagagaggtctggaagaaccgGGAGGGATTACTGTTTATATTCGATGGATTGGATGAATTCAAACACAACGTCGACTTTGCTGACGGTCAGAGAGAtacagaacccaagcaccagtgcccagatcccgagtggtggtgtgaggtgtctgacattgtgtacagtttaatccagggcaagctgctcccagggtgttcagtgctggtgaccactcgccccactgcgttacatttattggaaaaggcaGACATCGGTGTccgggctgaaatcctgggatttgttggtgaggaacggaaggaatatttcttcaggcattttgaagatcagacggtggcagaagctgttttcaaacacgtgaaggagaacgagatcctgtacaccatgagctacaacccctcctactgctggatcctcgctctggcactgggccccttcttcacacaaagagtcagggacccgcagcgagttcccaagaccatcacccaactgtactcctactatatttacaacatcctgaaaaaccacggccgtgagattgagaacccccgtgatgtgttactcagggttggtcagatggccttcagaggagtgtcccagaggaagattgtgtttacagatggagatttgatcaagaacaatctgcagccttcccagttcctgtccgggttcctgatggagcttttggagagagaggattctgcccggagcgtggtgtacacattcccacacctcaccatccaagagtttgtagctgcagtcgcacaattcctgaatccacatcccggggatatcctgaaattcctcactgaagcccacaacatgacagatgggcgatttggggtatttctccgttttgttgctggtctctcctcTCCAATTACAACTCGtggcctggaggagtttctgggtccatttcctcatcaaacaacctgccgggtgattgactgggtgaaggaggaggttaaacgccagagtggaaacacaaggagtgaagctggtaaaaggagcctcctgaacacattgcactacctgtttgagtctcagaatcgtggactggctcaggccgcactgggatctgtggaaacactttcattcagtggaatgacactgaccccgattgactgcgcggtcctgtctcatgccatcggactctgtgatacaataaaacagcTCGACCTGGAGAActgccacattcagtgtgaaggaatccagcggctgggacccgggctgcacaagtgccaggAGTTGAG ACTTGGggagaataaactgggagattcaggagtgaaaatggtgtctgcggctctgaggaacctggactgtaaaatacagacactggg TCTGGACAaagtcggtctcacagattctggtgccgaggatctcgcctgcgctctcagtacaaacccatcactgacggagctgaaccTGGGTTTTAATAAActtggagattcaggagtgaaactggtgtctgcggctctaaggaacccggagtgtaaaatacagaaactgtg gctgggcGGTGTTTGTCTTAAAGactctggtgccgaggatctcgtctccgctctcagtacaaacccatcactgacggaacTGGACCTGGGTtttaataaactgggagattcaggagtgaaactggtgtctgcggctctgaggaacccggagtgtaaaatacagaaactgtg gctggacagtgtcggtctcacagattctggtgccgaggatctcgcctccgctctcagtacaaactcatcactgacggagctggagCTGGGATTAAATTCGCTGACAGAccgatctgtccccgctctccgccgcctcatactgaccctcccgagtcTGGAGTGGATCTG GTTGGGGAACAATGAGTTCAGTGAGACCGGGGAGAAGGAACTGAGATCTCTGCAGGAACCCAGACCCGGACTGACAGTGACTGTTGgaacatctgaatgtgtgaaCATCCCCGCCCGCGGGATGGGGTCATTTTGGCCGATTCCCCGCCCTCCCCTTTAA
- the LOC140208489 gene encoding NACHT, LRR and PYD domains-containing protein 3-like isoform X4 produces MPESSDSSKFMTNASVNSSASSLMTVGCSPSGTDVRRKHMETLRAQTETLRVNTILMREKVKVFQLVDRYAELTVISTVRDRRLVEHELLARGRDHEEWREKHLRGQLEKIRTDQLFTRSFLQKFKRSVFGNKTGMSAAVAGVPGIGKTTMVQKIVYDWATGKIYQQFQFVFSFKFRDLNSINCRINLRELILDQYPYFGNSLREVWKNREGLLFIFDGLDEFKHNVDFADGQRDTEPKHQCPDPEWWCEVSDIVYSLIQGKLLPGCSVLVTTRPTALHLLEKADIGVRAEILGFVGEERKEYFFRHFEDQTVAEAVFKHVKENEILYTMSYNPSYCWILALALGPFFTQRVRDPQRVPKTITQLYSYYIYNILKNHGREIENPRDVLLRVGQMAFRGVSQRKIVFTDGDLIKNNLQPSQFLSGFLMELLEREDSARSVVYTFPHLTIQEFVAAVAQFLNPHPGDILKFLTEAHNMTDGRFGVFLRFVAGLSSPITTRGLEEFLGPFPHQTTCRVIDWVKEEVKRQSGNTRSEAGKRSLLNTLHYLFESQNRGLAQAALGSVETLSFSGMTLTPIDCAVLSHAIGLCDTIKQLDLENCHIQCEGIQRLGPGLHKCQELRLGENKLGDSGVKMVSAALRNLDCKIQTLGLDKVGLTDSGAEDLACALSTNPSLTELNLGFNKLGDSGVKLVSAALRNPECKIQKLWLGGVCLKDSGAEDLVSALSTNPSLTELDLGFNKLGDSGVKLVSAALRNPECKIQKLWLDSVGLTDSGAEDLASALSTNSSLTELELGLNSLTDRSVPALRRLILTLPSLEWIWLGNNEFSETGEKELRSLQEPRPGLTVTVGTSECVNIPARGMGSFWPIPRPPL; encoded by the exons atgcccgaatcaagtgattcttcaaagttcatgaccaatgcatccgtcaaCTCTTCAGCATCCTCTCTCATGActgtgggatgtagtccatctggcacaG ATGTTCGAAGGAAACACAtggagactctgcgggcacaaactgaaacactgagagtgaacacgatcctgatgagggagaaggtgaaggttttccagctggttgatcgatacgctgagctcacggtcatttctactgtccgagatcggagactggtggaacatgagctgctggcaagaggcagagaccacgaggagtggagagaaaaacatcTCCGCGGACAGCTGGAAAAAATCCGGACTGATCAATTATTTACGAGGAGTTTTCTGCAAAAATTTAAAAGATCTGTCTTTGGAAACAAAACAGGCATGTCcgcagcagtggccggagtcccgggaatcgggaaaacaacaatggtgcaaaagattgtttatgactgggccacggggaaaatataccaacaattccagtttgtcttcagtttcaaattccgagatttaaactccattaactgcagaataaacctgagggaactgattctggatcagtatccttactttgggaattccctgagagaggtctggaagaaccgGGAGGGATTACTGTTTATATTCGATGGATTGGATGAATTCAAACACAACGTCGACTTTGCTGACGGTCAGAGAGAtacagaacccaagcaccagtgcccagatcccgagtggtggtgtgaggtgtctgacattgtgtacagtttaatccagggcaagctgctcccagggtgttcagtgctggtgaccactcgccccactgcgttacatttattggaaaaggcaGACATCGGTGTccgggctgaaatcctgggatttgttggtgaggaacggaaggaatatttcttcaggcattttgaagatcagacggtggcagaagctgttttcaaacacgtgaaggagaacgagatcctgtacaccatgagctacaacccctcctactgctggatcctcgctctggcactgggccccttcttcacacaaagagtcagggacccgcagcgagttcccaagaccatcacccaactgtactcctactatatttacaacatcctgaaaaaccacggccgtgagattgagaacccccgtgatgtgttactcagggttggtcagatggccttcagaggagtgtcccagaggaagattgtgtttacagatggagatttgatcaagaacaatctgcagccttcccagttcctgtccgggttcctgatggagcttttggagagagaggattctgcccggagcgtggtgtacacattcccacacctcaccatccaagagtttgtagctgcagtcgcacaattcctgaatccacatcccggggatatcctgaaattcctcactgaagcccacaacatgacagatgggcgatttggggtatttctccgttttgttgctggtctctcctcTCCAATTACAACTCGtggcctggaggagtttctgggtccatttcctcatcaaacaacctgccgggtgattgactgggtgaaggaggaggttaaacgccagagtggaaacacaaggagtgaagctggtaaaaggagcctcctgaacacattgcactacctgtttgagtctcagaatcgtggactggctcaggccgcactgggatctgtggaaacactttcattcagtggaatgacactgaccccgattgactgcgcggtcctgtctcatgccatcggactctgtgatacaataaaacagcTCGACCTGGAGAActgccacattcagtgtgaaggaatccagcggctgggacccgggctgcacaagtgccaggAGTTGAG ACTTGGggagaataaactgggagattcaggagtgaaaatggtgtctgcggctctgaggaacctggactgtaaaatacagacactggg TCTGGACAaagtcggtctcacagattctggtgccgaggatctcgcctgcgctctcagtacaaacccatcactgacggagctgaaccTGGGTTTTAATAAActtggagattcaggagtgaaactggtgtctgcggctctaaggaacccggagtgtaaaatacagaaactgtg gctgggcGGTGTTTGTCTTAAAGactctggtgccgaggatctcgtctccgctctcagtacaaacccatcactgacggaacTGGACCTGGGTtttaataaactgggagattcaggagtgaaactggtgtctgcggctctgaggaacccggagtgtaaaatacagaaactgtg gctggacagtgtcggtctcacagattctggtgccgaggatctcgcctccgctctcagtacaaactcatcactgacggagctggagCTGGGATTAAATTCGCTGACAGAccgatctgtccccgctctccgccgcctcatactgaccctcccgagtcTGGAGTGGATCTG GTTGGGGAACAATGAGTTCAGTGAGACCGGGGAGAAGGAACTGAGATCTCTGCAGGAACCCAGACCCGGACTGACAGTGACTGTTGgaacatctgaatgtgtgaaCATCCCCGCCCGCGGGATGGGGTCATTTTGGCCGATTCCCCGCCCTCCCCTTTAA